In bacterium, the DNA window CAGACGCCGCTCAAGCTGGCCGTGCCGCTCCACGAGCTGGGGGTCCCGATCTTCGGGACCGCCCCCGACGCGATCGATCGCGCCGAGGATCGCGAGCGCTTCTCCGACCTGATCGTCAAGCTCGGGCTGCGGCAGCCAGAGAACGGCGTCGCGCGGAGCGCGGACGAGGCCTTCGCGGTGGCGCACCGGATCGGCTACCCCGTCATGGTCCGGCCGTCGTACGTCCTCGGCGGCCGCGCGATGGAGGTCGTCTTCGACGACAACGACCTGCGCACCTACCTCACCGAGGCGGTCCAGGCCTCCAACGAGCGGCCGGTCCTCATCGACCGCTTCCTGCGCGACGCCGCCGAGGTGGACGTCGACGTCGTCTCGGACGGCGAGGCGGTCGTGGTCGGCGGCATCATGGAGCACATCGAGGAGGCCGGCATCCACTCCGGCGACTCGGCCTGCGTGATCCCGCCGCACTCGCTCCCGGCCGCCGTGCTCGACACGATCCGCGACTACTCGCGCCGGCTGGCCACCGCCCTCAAGGTGGTCGGCCTGATGAACACGCAGTACGCGGTCAAGGACGGCGCGGTCTTCGTGCTCGAGGTCAACCCGCGCGCCTCGCGCACCGTGCCCTTCGTCAGCAAGGCCATCGGCGTGCCAATCGCGAAGATCGCCGCGAAGGTCATGGCCGGCGCGAAGCTGCGCGAACTGGGCGTGACGACCGAGACGGCAGTGCGGCACTACTCCGTCAAGGAGTCCGTCTTCCCGTTCAACCGCTTCCCCGGCGTCGACACCGCGCTCGGCCCCGAGATGAAGTCCACGGGCGAGGTCATGGGGATCGACCCGGACTTCGGCCTGGCCTTCGTCAAGAGCCAGTTTGGCGCCGGCACGCACCTGCCGACCTCCGGCACCGTCTTCATCTCCGTGCTCGACCAGTACAAGGAGCGGATCGTGCCGATCGCGCGGCGGCTGCTCGACCTGGGCTTCAACCTCTGCGCCACCGCCGGCACCGCGGACGTGCTCAACGCCGCCGGCGTCTCGGCCTGCCGCGTGCTCAAGGTCCACGAAGGCCGCCCGAACGTCGTCGACATGATCAAGAACCGCGAGATCAGCCTGATCATCAACACGCCGCTCGGCCGCCGCGGCAAGTCGGACTCGACCGCGATCCGCCGCGAGGCGCTCGCCCGGCAGGTGCCGACGATCACGACGATCCCGGGCGCCGCCGCCGCCGTCACCGGCCTGGAGTCGCTGGCGCGCGGCGAGCTGAAAGTGCTGTCGCTGCAGGAGTACCACGCCGGCAAGACGTTCTAGGATGGGCCGGCCGCCCGCGGTCGCCGTCTTCCTCGAGAACCGGCCCTTCTTTGGCGCGCTGCTCGCGCACGCGCCCCTGCTGTGGGAGCTGCGCCGCCGCCATCCCGGCCGGCGCATCGTCGCCTTCGCGCCGTTCGAGGAGGCGCACCTGCTGCGGGACCTCGGGGCGGCCGACGCGCTCGTGCGGTACGAACCGTCCTTCAGATGCGTCCGCAGCCATCTGCGCGAGCTGCGGCCCGAGGCGATCTACCTGCTGCGCCCCTACTCCTTCTGGCTGACCGCGGCGGTCGGCCTGCAGCCCGCCCGGCCGCGCGCCGGCTTTCGCACCCGCGCGGGGCGGCTGCTGCTGTCGCGCGCCGTGCCGCACGACGTCAGCCTCTACCGGCCGCGGAAGTACCTGGCGCTCCTGCCCGACCTCGACCACCGCTCCGCGCCGCTCGACGGCTTCTTCCGGGAGCTGGCCGCGGGCGCCGACCGCGCCGCCCTGCCCCCAGACCCCTTCGTCGCCGTGCTGCCGGGCGGCGGCGCCGGGGCGTTCAAGCTCTGGGGGGTCGAGCGCTTCCTCGCGGTCTGCCACCGGCTCGCGGGGGCC includes these proteins:
- a CDS encoding ATP-grasp domain-containing protein, with protein sequence QTPLKLAVPLHELGVPIFGTAPDAIDRAEDRERFSDLIVKLGLRQPENGVARSADEAFAVAHRIGYPVMVRPSYVLGGRAMEVVFDDNDLRTYLTEAVQASNERPVLIDRFLRDAAEVDVDVVSDGEAVVVGGIMEHIEEAGIHSGDSACVIPPHSLPAAVLDTIRDYSRRLATALKVVGLMNTQYAVKDGAVFVLEVNPRASRTVPFVSKAIGVPIAKIAAKVMAGAKLRELGVTTETAVRHYSVKESVFPFNRFPGVDTALGPEMKSTGEVMGIDPDFGLAFVKSQFGAGTHLPTSGTVFISVLDQYKERIVPIARRLLDLGFNLCATAGTADVLNAAGVSACRVLKVHEGRPNVVDMIKNREISLIINTPLGRRGKSDSTAIRREALARQVPTITTIPGAAAAVTGLESLARGELKVLSLQEYHAGKTF
- a CDS encoding glycosyltransferase family 9 protein; protein product: MGRPPAVAVFLENRPFFGALLAHAPLLWELRRRHPGRRIVAFAPFEEAHLLRDLGAADALVRYEPSFRCVRSHLRELRPEAIYLLRPYSFWLTAAVGLQPARPRAGFRTRAGRLLLSRAVPHDVSLYRPRKYLALLPDLDHRSAPLDGFFRELAAGADRAALPPDPFVAVLPGGGAGAFKLWGVERFLAVCHRLAGADPRLRFLFVLGRAEEHLLPAIEAALGADRARVLLEAPVATIAAAALAAEAAVGNDCGPGHVFQMCGCPYVCVMSDHDARAPQRTLEWLDAPNRPLAQVSPPGAPITAVPVEPVAAAVQRASALRAGR